In the genome of Terriglobia bacterium, the window CAGGAGATGCCAGCCGTCCACCATGACGAAGAGCAGGATCTTGAAGGGGAACGAGATCATCACCGGCGGCAGCATCATCATGCCCATCGACAGCAGCACCGAGGAGACGACGAGGTCGATCACCAGGAACGGAAGGAAGAGGAGGAAGCCGATCTGGAAGCCGGTCTTGAGCTCGGAGATCAGGAACGCGGGCATCACGACCCTGAGCGGCACGTCCGCGCGCGTCGCGGGGCGAGGGATCTTCGCGAGCCCGGCGAACAGCAAAAGGTCGTTCTCCCGCGTGTTGCGGAGCATCCAGTCCTTGATCGGGGCGAGCCCCAGCTTCAGGGCCTGCTCGCCGCCGAGCTGGCCCGCCTGGTACGGAGCGACCGCGTCGTCGTAGACCTTCTGCCCGACCGGCGTCATGACGAAGAACGTCAGCAGGAGCGCGAGTCCGGCCAGGACCTGGTTCGGGGGCACGCTCTGGGTGCCGAGCGCCTGCCGCAGGAAGTGGAACACGATGATCAGCCGGACGAACGACGTGAACAGGATCAGCACGGACGGGAGGATCGCCAGCGCGGTCATGACCAGGGCGATCTTGACCACGGTGGAGATTCCCGAGGGCTGGGCCAGCTCTCCCAGGTTCAGGGACAGCGTCGGCACGGACGCGGCCGGCACGAGCAGCGCGACGCTCATGGCTCCGCCCCGGTCGCCGCGGCCGCCGATGCTTCGGAGAGCGTGGCCCTGAACTTCGTCCCCGATGGGAGGTCCGACGGGGAATCGAGGTCGCCGAGGAGCCGCACCCCGTCGGCCGACACCCCGAGCAGGAGGCGGCGCCCTTCCACGCGAAGGATCGCGACGCTCGCCCCGCGGGTGAGCACGGCGCGGTCGAGCACCTCCATCTGCCGCCGCGCCCCTCGGACGT includes:
- the fliP gene encoding flagellar type III secretion system pore protein FliP (The bacterial flagellar biogenesis protein FliP forms a type III secretion system (T3SS)-type pore required for flagellar assembly.), which produces MSVALLVPAASVPTLSLNLGELAQPSGISTVVKIALVMTALAILPSVLILFTSFVRLIIVFHFLRQALGTQSVPPNQVLAGLALLLTFFVMTPVGQKVYDDAVAPYQAGQLGGEQALKLGLAPIKDWMLRNTRENDLLLFAGLAKIPRPATRADVPLRVVMPAFLISELKTGFQIGFLLFLPFLVIDLVVSSVLLSMGMMMLPPVMISFPFKILLFVMVDGWHLLVGSLVQSFR
- a CDS encoding flagellar biosynthetic protein FliO, with the translated sequence MTPAVEALAAAPAAAPSLLGAALRMVGALVLLGVSAWVVLRWQRNVRGARRQMEVLDRAVLTRGASVAILRVEGRRLLLGVSADGVRLLGDLDSPSDLPSGTKFRATLSEASAAAATGAEP